From the genome of Cellvibrio japonicus Ueda107, one region includes:
- a CDS encoding excinuclease ABC subunit A: MNFITRSIAFIALATCAATTLARDDIQEYSIAEALSTEQAKNILGTSVKFYFGNQPHGAIVKKYGEFGTNKKTNGVGKSDKQACEWAFLSAMKSLRERAEREGANAVVNIRSNYRNATTSSTDTFKCGSGAIMSGVALLGDVVELK, from the coding sequence ATGAATTTCATCACCCGCAGCATCGCCTTTATTGCCCTTGCCACTTGTGCCGCTACAACCCTGGCGCGCGACGACATCCAGGAATATTCCATTGCCGAAGCACTCTCGACTGAACAAGCCAAAAATATCCTGGGCACCAGCGTAAAATTTTATTTTGGGAACCAGCCCCATGGGGCCATCGTTAAAAAATATGGCGAGTTTGGAACCAACAAAAAAACCAATGGCGTCGGTAAATCCGACAAGCAAGCCTGCGAGTGGGCTTTTTTATCGGCCATGAAATCACTGCGTGAGCGCGCTGAACGTGAAGGGGCAAATGCGGTCGTTAATATCCGCTCCAATTATCGCAATGCCACTACATCCAGTACTGACACTTTCAAATGTGGCTCGGGTGCAATCATGTCCGGTGTCGCACTGCTGGGT
- a CDS encoding beta-ketoacyl synthase chain length factor, producing the protein MLTCYLHCIGLAAPGLPDWRTSTAVLQGTEPYRPTPLEKYKPALLPANERRRATELVRMAFRVCEDLAAASHIPMDTCASVFASSGGDYPIIDQICRSLCEPERLVSPTQFHNSVHNSAAGYWSIATASRQPSTSLSGYDDSFIAGLQEAMGLCQEEQLPTLLAVYDIQPPYPLSSKRYIPVEFGVALLLTPHARGQNLARLQLRLDNSGNNTGSPATQAGLESLRLANPAARSLPLLELVAQNRAGHLVFTSDQQQSLLLDVEPLNAIERP; encoded by the coding sequence ATGTTGACCTGCTACCTTCACTGCATCGGCCTGGCCGCTCCCGGGCTGCCGGACTGGCGTACCAGTACTGCGGTACTCCAGGGTACCGAACCCTACCGGCCAACACCCCTGGAAAAATACAAACCGGCATTGTTGCCCGCCAATGAGCGCCGCCGTGCCACTGAACTGGTGCGCATGGCATTTCGTGTGTGCGAAGACCTGGCTGCGGCCAGCCATATCCCGATGGATACCTGTGCCAGCGTATTTGCCTCATCCGGCGGCGACTACCCGATCATTGATCAAATTTGCCGCTCCCTGTGTGAACCCGAGCGTCTGGTATCGCCCACCCAGTTCCACAACTCTGTACACAACTCCGCCGCCGGCTACTGGAGCATTGCCACCGCCAGCCGGCAGCCGTCCACCAGCCTGTCCGGTTACGATGACAGTTTTATCGCCGGCTTGCAGGAGGCCATGGGCCTATGCCAGGAGGAGCAGCTACCCACCCTGCTCGCCGTATATGACATACAACCGCCCTATCCACTCAGCAGCAAACGGTACATCCCGGTGGAGTTCGGTGTCGCCCTGCTGCTGACACCACATGCCCGTGGGCAAAACCTCGCCCGCCTGCAACTTCGCCTGGACAATAGCGGAAACAACACCGGCAGCCCGGCAACCCAGGCCGGCCTGGAGTCCTTGCGCCTGGCCAATCCGGCAGCACGCAGCCTGCCATTGCTGGAGCTGGTTGCCCAAAACCGGGCCGGCCACCTGGTATTTACCAGTGACCAGCAGCAGTCTCTACTATTGGATGTCGAACCATTGAATGCGATTGAACGCCCATGA
- a CDS encoding beta-ketoacyl-[acyl-carrier-protein] synthase family protein, with protein sequence MIFGKMTPLRITSYTYTTCLGAGLNANWDAIQAGRSGLQPCTFFRINDLDTWVGEVAGLDQALPPSLAEFDCRNNRLSWLALQQDGFITRAQSAIARYGAARVGIFIGTSTSGIHQTELAYFANQDPLPAWYQYRTTHNVSSVATFVRAALGASGPAIAISTACSSSAKVFASAQRALNTGLCDAAIVGGVDSLCLTTLYGFHALQLISPRKCQPFDSQRSGISIGEAGGFALLEKTGDSNLCLLGYGESGDAYHMSSPHPEGAGAQLAMGAALRKAGLDTSAIDYINLHGTGTQTNDSAEARAVQQLFGNTTPASSTKGWTGHTLGAAGIVEACIALEAINYHYLPQSLHLQDVDEGMDIALLKHPETRPVARVLSNSFGFGGSNCSLILGSH encoded by the coding sequence ATGATTTTTGGCAAGATGACTCCTCTGCGCATCACTAGCTATACCTATACCACTTGCCTGGGGGCGGGACTTAATGCCAATTGGGATGCCATACAAGCGGGGCGCTCCGGGCTGCAACCCTGCACATTTTTCCGAATCAATGACCTGGATACCTGGGTCGGCGAGGTCGCCGGCCTCGACCAGGCCCTCCCCCCATCCCTGGCAGAGTTCGATTGCCGCAACAACCGCCTCTCCTGGCTGGCCCTGCAGCAGGATGGTTTTATCACCCGGGCCCAGTCAGCCATTGCCCGCTATGGCGCTGCCAGGGTGGGTATTTTTATCGGTACCAGTACCTCGGGCATCCACCAGACAGAATTGGCCTATTTTGCCAACCAGGACCCCCTGCCTGCCTGGTACCAATACCGCACCACGCACAATGTGTCTTCGGTGGCGACCTTTGTCCGTGCGGCCCTGGGCGCGTCCGGCCCGGCAATCGCTATTTCCACTGCCTGCTCCTCCAGTGCCAAAGTGTTTGCCTCGGCCCAACGCGCGCTCAACACCGGCCTGTGCGATGCGGCAATCGTCGGCGGTGTCGATAGCCTGTGCCTAACTACCCTGTATGGTTTCCACGCCCTGCAATTGATCTCGCCGCGCAAATGCCAGCCCTTTGATAGCCAGCGCAGCGGCATTTCGATCGGCGAAGCCGGCGGCTTTGCGCTCCTGGAAAAAACCGGCGACAGCAACCTGTGCCTGCTCGGCTATGGCGAGAGCGGCGATGCGTACCATATGTCATCACCCCACCCCGAGGGGGCCGGCGCCCAGCTCGCCATGGGCGCCGCCCTGCGCAAAGCCGGGCTGGACACCAGCGCCATCGACTACATCAACCTGCATGGCACCGGCACCCAAACCAATGACAGCGCCGAAGCCAGGGCGGTACAGCAATTGTTTGGCAATACCACTCCGGCCAGCTCCACCAAGGGGTGGACTGGCCATACCCTGGGAGCAGCGGGCATTGTCGAGGCCTGTATCGCACTGGAAGCCATTAACTACCATTACCTGCCCCAAAGCCTGCATTTGCAGGATGTGGATGAAGGGATGGACATCGCCCTGCTCAAACACCCTGAAACCCGCCCGGTGGCGCGGGTATTAAGCAATTCGTTCGGTTTTGGCGGCAGTAACTGCAGCCTGATTCTAGGGAGCCACTGA
- a CDS encoding acyltransferase, translating to MTDTPGARQWQAQRERGTPFLLNLLTWVALHLGRRMVFIWLKVIVFYYFLFAREARRASRHYLQRVFGRQARWWEVYRHLLTFAQVAIDRIFFLAGHEHQFDVHIHGNSLFKHYQNRGCFLVTAHIGSFDAMRVMGMGKRKDALPIRILLDIQHNANIMQLLHKLDPQLAAGVIDARTPAAELALILNEAINQGQLIGIMADRCARGERHTSLDFLGSQARFPAGVWQLASLLKAPIISCFGIYSGANRYDLYFQLISEQLGTHRHERAAAIDAGMATYVAQLQHLVRQYPYNWFNFYDFWQDDSSAHH from the coding sequence ATGACTGATACCCCCGGCGCCAGGCAGTGGCAGGCCCAGCGGGAGCGGGGAACGCCCTTTTTGCTTAACCTGCTTACCTGGGTTGCCCTGCACCTGGGGCGCAGGATGGTGTTTATCTGGCTGAAGGTTATTGTGTTTTACTATTTTCTGTTTGCGCGGGAAGCGCGCCGGGCCTCGCGTCACTACCTGCAGCGTGTTTTCGGGCGCCAGGCCCGCTGGTGGGAGGTTTATCGTCACCTGTTAACCTTTGCCCAGGTGGCGATCGACAGGATTTTTTTCCTGGCCGGGCATGAACACCAGTTTGATGTGCATATCCATGGCAATTCCTTATTCAAGCACTATCAAAACCGCGGCTGTTTCCTGGTGACGGCCCATATTGGCAGTTTTGACGCCATGCGGGTCATGGGAATGGGTAAGCGTAAGGATGCCCTCCCGATCCGGATACTGCTGGATATCCAGCACAACGCCAATATCATGCAGCTGCTGCACAAACTCGACCCGCAATTGGCCGCCGGGGTAATCGATGCGCGCACTCCCGCGGCAGAATTAGCCCTGATACTTAACGAAGCTATCAACCAGGGACAGTTGATCGGTATCATGGCCGACCGCTGTGCGCGCGGCGAACGCCACACCTCATTGGATTTCCTGGGTAGCCAAGCCCGGTTTCCAGCCGGTGTCTGGCAACTGGCCAGCTTACTGAAAGCGCCGATTATCAGCTGCTTTGGTATTTACTCGGGGGCCAACCGCTATGACCTTTACTTCCAACTGATCAGCGAACAACTGGGCACCCATCGCCACGAGCGGGCCGCTGCTATCGATGCGGGTATGGCAACTTATGTCGCCCAGCTACAGCACCTGGTGCGCCAATATCCTTACAACTGGTTCAATTTTTATGATTTTTGGCAAGATGACTCCTCTGCGCATCACTAG
- a CDS encoding AMP-binding protein — translation MPVTHPLTMLPALALNHPVALIEPYIPDQVLAIHKGRQITQAGFLQELQQVAAHLPDAGFVFNLCEDRYHFLLGFCAILLRGAVNLLPPNRQPVTLAELAQDYPGCYCLVDQAQDLHSQLPSTNIVAILAGITPAAAGPVPTIPAQQLAAVAFTSGSTGKSRPNAKCFGTLAATARLLGARFSHNLPTPRLVGTVPPQHMYGLETTLFMVLQAGCAMYSGKPFYPADVQQLLLHIAEPVILITTPIHLRALVSAGLDMPGLAGIISATAPLDPVLATAAEHCFQAPLWEIYGCTEAGSMATRRPTQTTHWQLLDGFHLEVDDEGALARAPHLPDAAPIQDQLSLVANDTFLLCGRNADMINVAGKRASLAHLTLQLLQVEGVTDGVIFLPPHTGHTELRPVALVVSDLPEKQILAALALRLDAALLPRPLRKVAALPRNETGKLTAAALHHLWEQTHARP, via the coding sequence ATGCCAGTAACCCATCCGCTTACCATGCTCCCGGCATTGGCCCTTAATCATCCTGTTGCCCTCATCGAGCCTTATATCCCCGATCAGGTACTGGCGATCCACAAGGGCCGGCAGATTACCCAGGCAGGGTTCCTGCAGGAGCTGCAACAGGTAGCCGCCCATCTGCCGGATGCCGGTTTTGTATTTAACCTGTGCGAGGATCGCTACCATTTCCTGCTGGGCTTTTGTGCAATCCTGCTGCGGGGAGCCGTCAATTTATTACCGCCCAACCGCCAGCCGGTCACCTTGGCTGAACTGGCCCAGGACTATCCGGGCTGCTATTGCCTGGTTGATCAGGCCCAGGACCTGCACAGCCAACTTCCCAGTACCAATATTGTTGCAATCCTGGCCGGTATTACCCCAGCGGCGGCTGGCCCCGTTCCGACAATCCCCGCCCAACAGCTTGCAGCCGTTGCGTTTACGTCCGGCAGCACAGGCAAATCCAGGCCCAATGCAAAATGCTTTGGGACCCTTGCCGCCACTGCCCGCCTGCTGGGAGCAAGGTTCAGCCATAACCTGCCAACCCCCAGGCTGGTCGGGACAGTCCCCCCACAGCATATGTATGGCTTGGAAACGACCCTGTTCATGGTGCTCCAAGCCGGCTGTGCCATGTATAGCGGCAAGCCCTTTTACCCGGCGGATGTCCAGCAACTGCTGCTGCATATTGCAGAGCCGGTGATCCTGATTACCACCCCCATCCACCTGCGCGCCCTGGTGAGTGCGGGCCTGGATATGCCCGGCCTTGCCGGGATTATTTCAGCCACAGCTCCGCTGGACCCGGTACTCGCAACAGCGGCTGAACACTGCTTCCAGGCCCCCCTGTGGGAAATCTACGGCTGCACCGAAGCTGGCAGCATGGCAACACGCCGCCCTACACAAACCACACATTGGCAGCTATTGGACGGTTTCCACCTTGAGGTGGACGATGAAGGCGCTCTCGCCCGCGCGCCCCATTTACCAGACGCAGCGCCCATCCAGGACCAGCTATCCCTGGTTGCAAACGACACCTTCCTCCTCTGCGGGCGCAATGCCGACATGATCAATGTCGCGGGTAAACGCGCGTCCCTGGCCCACCTCACCTTGCAACTGCTCCAGGTGGAGGGGGTAACGGATGGCGTTATCTTCCTTCCGCCCCACACCGGCCACACCGAGCTGCGCCCGGTAGCCCTGGTCGTCAGCGACCTGCCTGAAAAACAAATCCTCGCCGCCCTGGCCCTGCGCCTGGATGCCGCCTTGTTGCCCCGTCCCCTGCGCAAGGTCGCAGCCCTGCCGCGCAATGAAACCGGCAAGCTCACGGCTGCGGCCCTCCACCACTTATGGGAGCAGACCCATGCCCGCCCCTGA
- a CDS encoding ketosynthase translates to MLKRVITLALIAAYPLLVHLSLVLAMPPLLFIAPILFLTGAFLPGLSSGNKSAWLWFSSLSGLIVLLEYLDMTLYLLFLPPILIPLLLLVIFGRTLRRGSEPLITAIGEAARGPLSPTMRRYTRRLTQLWCLVFIAMILSSSLLPLLEQPEVWSWFTNIINYLVVGVLFVGEFILRKKIFPAHDHPGFIEYLRIIASAKPRI, encoded by the coding sequence GTGCTTAAACGAGTTATCACCCTTGCATTGATTGCGGCCTACCCATTGCTGGTACACCTGTCACTGGTATTGGCGATGCCGCCGTTATTGTTTATCGCGCCCATCCTGTTCCTGACCGGAGCCTTCCTGCCCGGGTTAAGTAGCGGCAACAAAAGCGCCTGGCTCTGGTTCAGCAGCCTATCCGGCCTGATTGTGCTGCTCGAGTATCTGGATATGACGCTTTACTTGCTGTTCCTGCCCCCGATCCTGATTCCATTGCTATTGCTGGTTATCTTTGGGCGCACATTGCGCCGCGGCAGCGAACCCTTGATTACGGCCATTGGTGAAGCGGCGCGCGGCCCCTTATCGCCGACAATGCGCCGCTATACACGTCGACTTACCCAGCTCTGGTGCCTGGTATTTATCGCAATGATCCTGTCTTCGTCACTCTTGCCCCTGTTGGAGCAACCGGAAGTCTGGTCCTGGTTTACCAATATCATTAATTACTTGGTGGTCGGGGTATTGTTTGTGGGGGAGTTTATATTGCGGAAAAAGATCTTCCCGGCCCACGACCATCCGGGGTTTATTGAATACCTGCGCATTATTGCCAGCGCTAAACCCCGCATCTGA
- a CDS encoding phosphopantetheine-binding protein, whose product MSLQTPQEQELATLLVSALDLEDLEPGDINPEAPLFDASHSDSLGLDSIDALEISLAVAKHYKVQLKADDENNKAIFYSLRSLSHYINEQRA is encoded by the coding sequence ATGAGTCTACAGACACCACAAGAACAAGAGCTGGCAACCCTGTTGGTTTCCGCATTGGACCTGGAAGACCTGGAGCCAGGCGATATCAACCCGGAAGCTCCTTTGTTTGACGCCAGCCACAGTGACAGCCTGGGGCTGGATTCAATTGATGCGCTGGAAATATCCCTGGCAGTCGCCAAGCACTACAAGGTGCAGCTCAAAGCCGACGATGAAAACAACAAGGCCATCTTCTATAGTCTGCGCTCGCTCAGTCACTATATAAACGAGCAACGTGCTTAA
- a CDS encoding class I SAM-dependent methyltransferase has translation MANNKPNSLAPHPVLPDYYGKAEDRRSRVDAMFDSSAEHYDWITDVMSFGSGRRYRHQALVRAGVKAGDKVLDVGAGTGVVSWLAQQIVGQDGLVVALDPSKGMLTQAVKLGVEHTSMGLGEALPFPDNTFDYVTMGFALRHVADLGAAFTEYQRVLKPGGKILLLEITRPESKLATALLKFYLKGVIPNIARIFRRSADSKVLMRYYWDTIEQCVPPATIVSALKATGLEQSQRAVVLGIFSEYTGIKPANP, from the coding sequence ATGGCCAACAACAAACCAAACTCCCTCGCCCCCCACCCGGTATTACCGGACTATTATGGCAAGGCCGAAGACAGGCGCAGCCGTGTCGATGCCATGTTTGACTCCTCTGCTGAACACTATGACTGGATTACTGATGTCATGAGCTTTGGCTCAGGGCGCCGCTATCGCCACCAGGCGTTGGTGCGCGCCGGGGTAAAGGCAGGCGACAAGGTATTGGATGTGGGCGCCGGGACAGGGGTTGTATCCTGGTTGGCGCAACAGATCGTTGGCCAGGATGGTTTGGTGGTAGCCCTCGACCCCAGTAAGGGAATGCTGACCCAGGCGGTAAAACTCGGGGTTGAACACACTTCCATGGGGCTGGGTGAAGCCTTGCCCTTCCCGGACAATACCTTTGACTATGTCACCATGGGTTTCGCCCTGCGCCATGTCGCTGACCTGGGCGCGGCCTTTACCGAATACCAGCGGGTACTGAAGCCCGGCGGTAAAATCCTGCTGCTGGAAATCACCCGCCCGGAAAGCAAGCTGGCGACGGCCTTGTTGAAGTTTTACCTCAAGGGCGTTATCCCCAATATTGCCCGGATTTTCCGCCGCAGTGCCGATAGTAAGGTCCTGATGCGCTATTACTGGGATACCATCGAGCAATGTGTGCCGCCGGCCACGATTGTCAGCGCCCTTAAAGCAACCGGGCTGGAGCAGAGCCAGCGCGCGGTTGTACTGGGTATCTTCAGTGAATACACCGGTATCAAACCTGCTAATCCCTGA
- a CDS encoding FkbO protein, translating into MVVTPPGLICRYSDTPHAGVIPDLALAQFRFDAHCENPPGTPVLSTGLQPLVEGIAGELLAVAGGPVTRGFGEQCYWAESDDYLFLALWADETDAAGLAAISQHLYQRLLGHTRARGYPHLVRMWNYFADINGETQGLERYRQFCLGRFDAFTAHGLAENQYPSACALGHGGGDLLVYALASKTTPWHFENPRQASAYHYPAEYGPRSPSFARASLLSLPGQTATLFVSGTASVVGYLTLHPYQLGGQIDVTLENLELLLAHVAQQYRHARGGNPQLKAEVLKVYIRNPADLAAIKARVGQAYPQAAIAYVVADICRADLLLEIDGIWNLLP; encoded by the coding sequence ATGGTTGTAACTCCGCCCGGATTAATTTGCCGCTATAGCGATACCCCACATGCAGGGGTTATCCCGGATCTGGCCCTGGCGCAATTCCGGTTTGACGCCCACTGCGAAAACCCTCCTGGCACACCGGTATTAAGTACCGGGTTACAGCCGTTGGTGGAGGGTATTGCGGGTGAGCTGCTGGCTGTGGCCGGGGGCCCGGTTACCCGGGGTTTTGGTGAGCAATGCTATTGGGCTGAAAGCGACGACTACCTGTTCCTCGCCCTGTGGGCCGACGAAACGGATGCGGCCGGGCTGGCAGCTATCAGCCAACACCTCTACCAGCGCCTGTTAGGGCACACCCGGGCGCGTGGCTATCCTCACCTGGTGCGCATGTGGAATTATTTTGCCGATATTAATGGAGAGACACAGGGGCTGGAGCGCTACCGGCAGTTTTGTTTAGGGCGTTTTGACGCCTTTACCGCCCATGGCCTTGCCGAAAACCAGTATCCCTCTGCCTGTGCATTGGGGCATGGCGGTGGCGACTTGCTGGTTTATGCCCTGGCGAGCAAAACGACCCCCTGGCATTTTGAAAATCCGCGCCAGGCCAGTGCTTACCATTATCCGGCGGAATATGGGCCGCGCAGCCCTTCATTTGCCCGCGCCAGCCTCCTATCCCTGCCGGGGCAAACCGCCACGCTGTTTGTATCGGGGACTGCCAGTGTCGTCGGATACCTGACCTTGCACCCCTACCAGCTGGGTGGGCAAATCGATGTCACCCTGGAAAACCTTGAGTTATTGCTAGCCCATGTCGCGCAGCAGTATCGCCATGCCCGGGGGGGCAATCCGCAACTCAAGGCAGAAGTACTTAAGGTTTATATTCGCAACCCGGCTGACCTTGCCGCCATTAAGGCCCGGGTGGGGCAGGCCTATCCCCAGGCCGCCATCGCTTATGTGGTAGCCGATATCTGCCGCGCAGACCTTTTGTTGGAAATTGACGGTATATGGAATCTGTTGCCGTGA
- a CDS encoding lysophospholipid acyltransferase family protein, whose translation MESVAVNRMAALWQRLRFSRGWRVPATGLGFALFGMGGVVLSLSVFPLLLLVPIGQVRRERYTRQVIARVFRSYIWILRLLGLLSYEFHQVGQLQRPGQLIIANHPSLLDVVFLLGLTHASCVVKGSLWRNPFTAMPVRAANYISNNDPALFHRCLDTLKAGRSLIIFPEGTRTRPGTPLSFHRGPSNIALSAGVAITPVLIRCEPATLLKDQQWYEISAQPPHYTLRVMPEFPTAHYMAQGELQSVASRQLTRDLEAYFTRLLQSC comes from the coding sequence ATGGAATCTGTTGCCGTGAACCGGATGGCTGCCTTGTGGCAGCGGTTGCGCTTTTCGCGCGGGTGGCGGGTGCCCGCCACCGGGCTGGGGTTTGCCCTTTTTGGCATGGGCGGGGTTGTGCTATCGCTCAGTGTTTTCCCCCTGTTGCTCCTGGTGCCGATTGGGCAGGTGCGGCGCGAGCGCTATACCCGGCAGGTGATTGCCCGGGTGTTTCGCAGCTACATATGGATTTTGCGCCTGCTGGGTTTACTCAGCTATGAGTTCCACCAGGTCGGGCAATTGCAGCGCCCTGGCCAACTGATTATTGCCAACCATCCGTCACTGCTGGACGTGGTGTTTTTGCTGGGACTGACCCACGCCAGTTGTGTGGTCAAAGGGAGTTTGTGGCGCAATCCGTTTACCGCGATGCCGGTGCGGGCGGCCAATTACATCAGCAACAATGATCCGGCCTTATTTCATCGCTGCCTGGATACCCTTAAGGCCGGACGCTCCTTGATTATCTTTCCTGAAGGCACCCGTACCCGACCGGGGACGCCCTTGTCGTTTCATCGCGGCCCTTCCAATATTGCCCTGAGCGCCGGGGTAGCCATTACGCCGGTACTTATCCGCTGCGAGCCCGCTACCCTCTTGAAAGACCAGCAGTGGTATGAAATCAGTGCGCAGCCGCCGCACTACACCTTGCGGGTAATGCCGGAGTTTCCGACCGCGCATTATATGGCCCAGGGCGAACTCCAAAGTGTCGCCTCACGCCAGCTGACGCGCGACCTTGAGGCTTATTTCACCCGGCTGCTCCAGTCGTGCTAA
- a CDS encoding class I SAM-dependent methyltransferase codes for MSSNKSPLSHPSTQVSGKPKALWVRETRFGRWFLGTHTWYRYVLAQAVQDFNRLLAGRLPARPRVLDAGCGQGLAFGLLETCFQPAAITGIDIDREQINKASTVAAGMATPTTATHGNACAPVFPAESFDLILCHQLLHHTNQQVEALQEFYRLLSPGGILLVGESCRTFINSIPVRLLFRHPSMAQQDAQGYIDLVRSAGFAFSAADVQTSRPWWSRRCLGIAQKLGLGLGNTEPTEILIVARKPFAVGGENPGE; via the coding sequence ATGTCATCCAACAAGAGCCCCCTCAGCCATCCATCAACGCAGGTTTCTGGCAAGCCCAAAGCATTGTGGGTGCGTGAGACACGGTTTGGGCGCTGGTTTTTGGGAACCCATACCTGGTATCGCTATGTCCTCGCACAGGCCGTCCAGGATTTTAACCGACTGCTTGCCGGGCGCTTGCCTGCCAGGCCGCGGGTATTGGATGCGGGATGTGGACAGGGGCTTGCCTTTGGTTTGCTGGAAACCTGTTTCCAACCGGCAGCGATTACGGGGATCGATATCGATAGGGAGCAAATCAATAAGGCATCAACAGTTGCTGCGGGTATGGCAACCCCGACAACCGCCACCCATGGGAACGCCTGTGCACCGGTTTTTCCGGCGGAGTCTTTTGACCTGATCCTGTGTCACCAGCTGCTGCATCACACTAACCAGCAAGTGGAAGCCCTGCAGGAGTTTTACCGCTTGCTGAGCCCCGGTGGCATTTTATTGGTGGGTGAATCCTGCCGCACATTTATTAATTCGATTCCGGTCCGGTTGTTATTCCGCCATCCCTCCATGGCGCAACAAGATGCACAGGGCTATATTGATTTGGTGCGCAGTGCCGGTTTTGCGTTCTCCGCTGCCGATGTACAAACCTCCCGTCCCTGGTGGTCCCGCCGCTGCCTTGGCATAGCCCAAAAGCTGGGACTGGGTTTAGGTAATACGGAGCCTACCGAAATCTTGATTGTTGCCCGCAAGCCGTTCGCGGTAGGCGGTGAAAACCCCGGCGAGTGA
- a CDS encoding acyl carrier protein → MEIPMYTKEKIYGFLQETLVSLFEIDASAITPEANLYEDLDIDSIDAVDLTVKLKEFTGRRIQPSDFKQVRTVQDVVDAVYDLLNRPEEIDGLASAGQD, encoded by the coding sequence ATGGAAATTCCTATGTACACCAAAGAAAAAATATATGGTTTCCTGCAGGAGACCCTCGTTTCATTATTTGAAATAGACGCCAGTGCGATTACCCCTGAAGCGAATCTTTATGAAGATTTGGATATTGATAGCATTGATGCCGTAGACCTTACGGTAAAGCTAAAAGAGTTTACCGGCCGTCGTATCCAGCCCAGTGATTTCAAGCAAGTCCGCACCGTGCAAGACGTGGTGGATGCGGTCTATGACCTGCTCAACCGCCCGGAAGAAATTGATGGCCTGGCCAGCGCAGGCCAGGATTAA
- a CDS encoding glycosyltransferase family 2 protein — protein MPAVNPCSVIPVFNHPHKIAGLVDRLIAYGLPCILVDDGSGEDCARVLDEIAAAKPQVILLRLPQNSGKGVAVCRGLTLAHERGFTHALQVDADGQHDLDDVPRFLARAQQQPLAVVSGWRSYEAMPPSRRSGRKLTDFWVCVNTLSRSIHDSMCGYRLYPLAPTMHLLARKKIGARMDFDTDILVRLYWQGLAVENIPTQILYQDDIPSHFDIVKDNVRISWMHTRLFFGMLVRIPVLLQRHSSRRQRL, from the coding sequence ATGCCTGCCGTTAACCCTTGCTCAGTGATTCCGGTCTTTAACCATCCGCATAAAATCGCGGGCCTGGTTGATCGGCTGATTGCCTATGGACTGCCCTGTATCCTCGTTGATGATGGCAGCGGGGAGGACTGTGCACGCGTACTGGATGAGATTGCCGCCGCCAAGCCACAGGTGATCCTGCTGCGCCTGCCGCAGAATTCAGGCAAAGGGGTTGCCGTCTGTCGCGGGTTGACCCTGGCGCATGAGCGCGGGTTTACCCATGCGCTCCAGGTTGATGCCGATGGCCAACACGACCTGGATGATGTGCCCAGGTTCCTCGCCCGGGCGCAGCAGCAGCCGTTGGCGGTCGTGAGCGGTTGGCGCAGTTATGAGGCCATGCCGCCATCGCGGCGCAGCGGCCGCAAACTCACGGATTTTTGGGTGTGTGTGAATACCCTGTCACGCAGTATTCACGATTCTATGTGCGGCTACCGGCTCTATCCGCTGGCGCCGACGATGCACTTGCTGGCGCGCAAAAAAATAGGGGCGCGCATGGATTTTGACACGGATATCCTGGTGCGCCTTTATTGGCAGGGATTGGCCGTGGAAAACATTCCCACGCAAATTTTGTATCAGGACGATATCCCTTCCCACTTCGATATTGTGAAAGACAATGTGCGCATTAGCTGGATGCACACGCGCCTGTTCTTTGGAATGCTGGTGCGTATCCCGGTGTTGTTGCAGCGCCATAGTTCCCGTCGCCAGCGCCTGTGA
- a CDS encoding acyl-CoA thioesterase, with protein sequence MYTTYTDILVPFHDVDSMQVAWHGHYVKYLEVARCEFLESFNYSYQAMLESGYAWPVVDMRIKYIKPLRFGQRVRVQCALREWEYRLKIDYVISDAATGERLTKAYTIQVAVDLATQAMCFESPLVLRESLTRKLGHLPG encoded by the coding sequence ATGTACACGACCTATACCGACATCCTGGTGCCCTTCCATGACGTGGACTCCATGCAAGTGGCCTGGCATGGGCACTATGTTAAGTACCTGGAGGTCGCGCGTTGTGAATTCCTGGAGTCGTTTAATTACAGCTACCAGGCCATGTTGGAGTCGGGTTATGCCTGGCCTGTGGTGGATATGCGCATTAAATACATCAAACCCCTGCGGTTTGGCCAGCGTGTGCGGGTGCAATGCGCCCTGCGCGAATGGGAATACCGTTTAAAGATTGACTATGTGATCAGTGATGCCGCAACCGGTGAGCGCTTGACCAAGGCGTACACCATCCAGGTTGCGGTAGACCTGGCGACCCAGGCAATGTGTTTTGAATCACCCCTCGTATTACGGGAATCGCTCACCCGAAAATTAGGTCATCTGCCCGGTTGA